In Carettochelys insculpta isolate YL-2023 chromosome 3, ASM3395843v1, whole genome shotgun sequence, the genomic stretch CACGCCTAGATAAAAGCCCTGGAGCAAATAAGCTTGTGTTGCAGTCAGCAAATTGTCCTGTCAGAGACCTCCTCAAACACCAGCCAAGGAATGCAATATTAATTAGAGGAAAATATCAATTGATCCCTGTAGAGCTCTGCCTACAGTTGCCAATAATGATCCCTTTGCCCCTCATATGTAGTATGATGTAGCTGTAGAACAAGGATTCAATAACTTGAATAAATCAAATACCTTTGTGTCTTCTTCTTTTAATACTTATATTAATGCAAGTGGGTTTTGCGTAATACAGAATCATACGTATTGGAAAATTTTACAAGTTGCTGTACGATCATTTTATATTGTGTCGAATTTCCACATATAGAAGTTTACAATGTCATAGCTTTAGCCTTCCTTGAGTAGCATGTGAAACCATAGGAATTAGTTCTGAAAGTCAGCAGTTGAGTGCAAGACAAAATGTGTACAGTGAAAATTTCAAAGAAAGTTTCTCTCATCAAAATCAGTGTATGTTTGTAATATTTCTGGTTGATGTGTCTCATTGGCTTCAGCAAAAGCAGAACGGTAACAATTCATTTGTCACGAGAATCAATATATGCAGAATTAATTACAGTAATGTGTCACGTGCACTGGTGAGTTACAGGTCAGCAGCCTGTCAGAGGTAATATTTATAAATACACTTTCAATATTTGCCTAACAATTTCCAGTTAATAGCAACAAAATATCCCTATGCTACTCATAAGAGGACAACCTAAGAGTGACTTTTCAGTTTTTTAAAGCTCTGAGCTAGACTGCATCTGAGAATTCTCTCAGTACCGGAAAAAGTTTCAGCTGATCATGTTATTAATTTACTTGActtggcttgtttgttttttggttgatTTTTGCTGACACCTCCTGCAGTGCTTCAGTGTGTAATGCTTCTTGGTGAAACTGACCTGTGATGTGTGTAaccaaattaaaaagaaagaatcATTTGTTACTATAATTCAAGTTGACTTTCATGAAGCATCAGGCTTCATTGACTCCAGGTTACACTACAGGCTTTTATCTACTTATGGTGTACTCTGCACTTAACATCTTTCTAGTGATCATTATGtatctcatagaatcacagggttggaagggacctcaggaggtcatctagtccagccccctacttcaagcaggatcaacccctactaagtcatcccagcccagACCTTGTCCAAGggggactttaaaacctcaagggatggagaatccaccacctctctaggcaaggcattccaatgcttcaccacccgcctggtgaagtagtttttcctaatatttaacctacacctctccatcttcaacttctgaccgttacttcttgttctgccatctgacaccctgagaacagtttctcaccctcctttttagagctccccttcaggaagttgaaggctgctattaaatcacccctaagtcttctcttctgtaaactaaacaagcccaaatccctcagcctatcctcataggtcttgtgctccagacccttaatctcCCCATACCTCACCTCACATGCAAATAATGTCCTTATGCTTCCCAAAACGTAGTTCCGTTTCAGATCCTAAATCTGCCACATTGTCATTCCAATTTAGTCCAAGCTGGTTCTTTGAATTAGATAAGAAAATATTAGGGGAGCGTCTGTTGTACTTGAGAGGGCTGAAGGCTCCGTGGTTGGACTCAACTCTTTGCAGCCACAACGCGAAAGTGCCCATTTCATGCCTTTCTCCGTGCCTTTGTAAAATGCGTCAGGAGAGCTCAGCAGTTACTGTACAGTATTTACTATCGTCAGCTGTGCCTAGAACAGCCACTCCTCCTTCTTCACTATTGGCTCAGAATGCGGAAGGCTTGAACCTTCTTTTAGGTTTCATTTGTACCAGTGAGAGCGTCTCCGAGCCTGATGGACACATTGGGTGCCTCCAATGGCAGCGAGCGCTGGCTGAATTTGGCAGCGGCTGAGCCTGCACTATAAAAGCAAGTAGAGGGAGCTTGCTGCTTCATTCTGAGCTCAGGCAGCTACttagagaaagaaaaggaagcgAGGTAGTCAAGCAGGCAGAGCGATCCCTTAGCGTGTGTTCTCTGTACCCTGGAAATCAGGCTGTCCCCCAGAATGAAAGCTTTCAGTCCTGTGAGATCCGTCAGGAAAAACAGCCTCTCTGAACACACCCTGGGAATATCCCGGTGCAAAACCCCCGTGGATGATCCTATGAGTTTGCTATACAACATGAACGACTGCTACTCCAAACTGAAAGAGCTAGTGCCCAGCATCCCTCAAAACAAGAAAGTGAGCAAGATGGAAATCCTGCAGCATGTTATCGACTACATCCTGGATCTGCAGATTGCTTTAGATTCGCACCCCAATATTGTCAGCTTTCATCACCAGAGATCAGGACCAAATTCTTCCTCCAGAACACCTCTGACCACCTTAAACACAGATATCAGCATCTTATCGTTACAGGTAAATGTCCTAGCCCCGCTTGTACCCAGTGTTGTTATAACTGTGTTGGCCTCAAAAATGCTTCAATGCTTGTATTGCTCAGCAACAGAAATTagtacaataaaatatattacctcaccaacCTTGTCTCGATAACCTTGACTGCCTCTTCTCCCTCCTTGTTGCCTGCCTTGTTCCATGTACAGTGTCTGAGTTTGCATTTTAATAATGTCAGTGGGCATTGCTGTTAGGAAGTAAGTATTACAGatttagcttttatgatgaggaGTGATTCGCTTGAGAAACTGTTTATATGTAAACTAATAATTTTAGATTGAAGATGTAAATGTCCAAATTTGTAGGCAGCCCTAGTAATGTTGGTAGTCATTGTGAAACTGTAGCATGACATCCCATATGGAATGAGCTTCATGATCCAGAGTATATTGTATTTTTTGTTgtgcttttaatatatttaacactgaatttttttctttgcaggcATCTGAATTCCCTTCAGAATTAATGTCAAATGACAGCAAAGCACTGTGTGGCTAATTTCAATGGTGAGTGTTTGTGGCTCTTagttttcagaaaataaatataaTGCAAAATGCAATTTATTTGGGGGTTAAAGGGTCTCCATTTTGGGGGAGGAAATGTTGAATGATCTTGGATTTAAGACATTTTAATTTATAATAAAAGTAACAGTTTTCTTGGAGGGTGCCTTTATAACCAGTAATCAAGCCATAAAAATTGCACTAGTAATTCATTTGGAGGTATCCCAACTGAAAGTGTATTTTCACTTTTGCAAATAAGTAGTATAGGCTACTCAGCTACCATTCCTTTGTACTTAAATGTCACAACATAATGTAAACTCTGTGATTATCTGTTCTGAAAAGCTCTAACCTTCAGATAAAATGACTGATTTAGCTAAGGATTTTTGTGTAATCCATTAAATTTTGTGATGTGGGATTGTCTGTACTATCAGTTAAATAAGTGTCTGCTTTTAATCAAATAATTGCTGTATGAGGCAGACTGGCGCCTCTTAGCAGTGCAGAGATCCAAATAGAGATTGTACTGAGAATCTTCTTTCTCCCACTCCTGCTGAATGTATgttattttaatgtttaatttgTACTTTTgaggggggagtgtgtgtgtgtgctttgcaTCTGGACGCCAGGGTTTGCCCAATCTTTGAGTGTTTGGTTGAATGTTCAAACTGTGGCTTCCTCTCTGGCGCCAGTCTGTCCGGATCTCTGCCCTGTTAGCATTCTCCTAAATACTCCTCTTTTTCAATCTTTTGCAGGTGTTTGCtgaggtcccccccaccccccgccccaagaaAATATCtacaggatttttttccctttttttgagGTGCTGAAGTTATTTTTCAGCTATATCTGGAGAGGGAATCTACACCTAATGAAATGGacattttaaaactaataaagaagaaagaagttgagacctctcccccaccccaaagcccccaTCAACTTGGACTGATCTTAGCTATTTATGAAGAGACTTTTAAATGCCCTTTCCCTAGTTGGAAGGTGCCCTTTATATACTATTCCCAGCCTGGGGAGTGACACATTAAAAACTCACAAGGAATTGCCCATTTTAAAGCAGACTTTGCCTTTTTTTCCAAAGGTGGAGCGTGAGTATCAGAAGGATCCAGTGTTCAGTTTCTTAGGGAAGTCCAAAGTCAGAAGTGACCTTTTGATGTAAGCCTAGGATTGAATgctgtgtatatatttatataaatatatatatatatatatatgagtgaAACCTTGTGAACTCTTTAATTAGAGTTTTCTTGTATAGTGCCAGAAATGTACATTTCTGCAAAAAGTGTAATGATGTACTTAATCATGCTAAACTTTTTATAAAAGTTTAGTTGTAAACTTAACCCTTTTTATACAAAATAAATCAAGCGTGTTTATTGAACTGGTTGCCTGCTTCATTCTTGGGGACCAACAGTTTATTGGGCTTAGGGGTGCTGGAATTTTATAAAACAACAGTTTAAACGTGTAGAACATTAAAttactttcattatttttaattgttgTAAGTTGGCTTAGACAGATCTAAATGTATGGTCCAAAATTCTAGCCACTCTTTATAAACAGCATATAAGTAAAATTGCCAGAGTTGTAGATTATGACATACGGGCTGCTACTACGGAGCAGTTTGGAAAAATAGAGAAAAGGATTTAGTCATAAGAGATTTTCCTGGTGttcaatatttttttccccacccctagGTGATGACTCATTTTCAGTTCTCCCATAGTGCTGCCCAAGATCTGGTAACTTGCTTTTAGAATAATTACACAGAATTAAGGGTTGCGGGTGGCTATTAGTCTCCCAACCACTTAATTTCTGCAAAAGGCTTTGAATGCAAAAGTTGATGATGCGTTAACATGTGATTTGGAATAATGAAGTGACTGCTGCCTTTCCACACTAGAATGTACATGCTTCCATGCAATAGCCCAACAAAGTGGGTTTTCTAATCAGTTGCAGCAGTTTCTCCACATATGACTAAGATATTGAGAATTGAAATAAATCACTGCTGTGTTACTGATTAAACTTTAGCTGGTTCAAGCATTAACCCTTtcttcatcagaaaaaaaattaagcttgTAATGAGATTTAACATTTTTAAGAGCAAAGTGTAATTTGGTGTCTCTTACCTCTATACCATAGTACTGCTCAAGGGCTTTTGTTGTAGTGTACTTGTTGCCTGTAAGTTACTtgttttcatttgattttattttgttaccATAACATAATGGGCAGGAGGAGCGGATTTCTTTGACCCCACCTGTTGTTGCAGTTGAGTTGAAAAAGTATCCTCAAATGGGAATTCTAAACAAGCAGACTTACAAAGTCCCATAACCCAATGGAATTATTTGTAGTGAAACTGTGGTAATGGTCTGGGTAAGTACTGATTTACCGGAGGAATGATCTCAGGCTGAGTGGGTGGGGTTGAAATTTGTGCACTCTGGGGACTTTTGCAGGGAAAGGCAGAAGCCCCACCCGAGGCCAGTAACACTTTCAGCAGAGTGAACAGGTGTGCGAGTAGCACCATAGTCTGCATCAGCTGCCTTTTTTTGCCCTTGACACCAAATCCATCCTCTGAAGCCGGGAAGAAAGCCAGCTCTGATCTCTTAATACAGAAGCTTCACTTACCAATCAGCGGCACAACCTTTTGTGATGGATCAATGCAATAAGAACACAAGCATTGCATTGAGAATCTGGATTCAGAAAGGGATGAGGTCGGGGAGGAGAGAATCTACCTCTTCTCACAGTACGCCCACCTCACTGCCAAACTAGTGATTCGTAGTCATCTAGAACTATAGCAAATGTTCAAATGCCTCCTGTGGACTAAccctgctacaggttgaacctctctagtctggcaccctggggacctgactggtgctgaaccagagaatctgcCAAACCACTGGTCAAAATTGttttgcagcattaccaacccttccactgcttatggggctcttagcAAATATTTAAGGGTAACTTACAGCTGAACAACAGTTGGGctagtgtctgtaaacaaactttatgggactatggaaaagttggccacacccatggtaagtggatatccggctaacaaaaatcatgctggagcacagatgttgctggaccagaatgtgccagactagagaggttcaacctgtactggctCAGCAACACTAGGGCTGCAAGCAGTTTATTCTAACTTTGCACAGTAAATAATTAACCCAAAGGAATGTATTTCAATAAAACTCTTTAACTTCACTTATACATGTCAGTGTTTCTCCATCCCCTAAAGTTATTTTTGCAGCTGAATTTTCTTCAGTCCGAATCCACAGTAGCCCCAGGATTTTAATCTGTTTTGAGGTCTTTTGGTCAGTTTTTCCTCACAGTAACAAGCTAAGGCACTCAGACACTACTGAATTCCCCTCTCTCCTTGAAAGGTGATTTTCCACTAAGACTTGAGTCAAGCTGAAATCCTACAGAGACAGCAGTGTGTGATGATtaaagctttttgttttttcttttgggagggggaggaggtggttcTGATAAGAAATTAAAGATTACAGTATAACTGCTTAGAAAGCAAGTTACAGTTTCTTGGACATCTGCATTACGGGATGACAAATACATTAGCAGACCCAGACTAATGTTTCTCACTCATATAATGTCAAAATAGGAGCTTTTCCATTGCCAAGAATTTGGGGTTTGTGGGGAAAGGGGAAAAGAATAGGAAAACAcatatgcttttaaaaatgcacattACATTGTTTCCTTTTCAAGGATTAACTATAAGATTTAGTTTGGTATTTCCACCACACATTCCTTCTGACCAGTGCTTAGGGCTTATTAATCACATGTTTCTAGGTGTTATACTAGAAATTCACACTCACTGGGCATGCTGAAATTTTTATAGTTTCTAAGATCAACCAGAAAGTCAGCTTGGTCCCTTGAACTTTCACATCTGATGCTCAAGACTTCCTTGAAGAATGTTGTTATATAACATTAGCTTCATAAGccaaaagaacattaaaacatTTCTGCAAACAGGGAAGTATTGATCAATTACTTTTCACCCTCTTTCTGTGGCCTCACAAACTATAAGATTGCACTGTATCTGAACACAGTAGCTGCCAACAGTCATGTTAAATGACTTGATTTTGAACGTAGTAGAACAGAATAAATCATGGTCAACATGGCAAGCATGATTAGCAGCTGTAAAATTATGTAGCACAAATCATGTCTAAGAGTTACCAATGCAGCCCCAAATTTAAGTTGTAAAGGCCCCACTGGCAAACAAGAGGACCCAGCAATTGATGtcagaagagcctctctccagaAGGTAGGGTGGTTAAGAATGCTTATGTACAATACACAGACTGTATTTGGTTTTTTTCTGGTCATTTCCAAAGCAGATGAAAAGGTTTCAAATGCATTCAAATATTTATCACAAGTCATTAAAGAATCAGTGCAAATATTTTGACAAAATTGCTACAAAGAGTCTTGACTCCAGATTAAAATTAGTACCTCTGAGTCACATTCCATTCATGTTGGTCTCTAATTCCTTACTTAGCAAAATGCACTAGTCACGGAGAGTCAACGCCACCTCCTGGTCTAGGTAAAGATGgcagcttttttttcctccccttaaACGTCTGCTTTCTCTTTTATGCCTATACTGTGAACATCGTCCTTGAGAGAAATAAGTTGATGCTTTACCTTTTAGTAAATAATAGAAAAGTGGAAACATTTgataatttcaaataattttataaaTGCATCTTCATAGTTTAGATGAAAATATACAAATTGCGTGAAAAATCCAATACATTACTTCTGTTGCCTGTGCTGATTCAGCTTGGAAGCTTGATGTTCTTAAAAAATTGGTACCTAAAGTCTGAAAGAAAGGTTtaaatgaaaatgcattttaaaaatttatttttgttgtgATGAATAGACACATTCATACACCATTGtcaattttatttgttttgggAAAATAAAACAGGGTTTTTTCACATAGTTTTGCGTTCATGTAAACAGAGAAACTGATTTGCCCCATCAAAAAAtagtttgaaaaagaaaacaccCTGGGATAATCCTTTCTATGTAGGAAAAGTGTAAAGTACTTATTAAGGAGAATAATAATACATGTAAATCTTTCTCCCTCTCCATTGCCATAATTTCATCTCTTGCTACCTTACACCACATTTTATATAGTCTAAGTTGTAAATTGTATTGGACTGGGATTGTATtgcactcatcccttgctatgcaagcacaattggttcccaactttctgctcgtaggtgaaaaatcgtaagagggacattaaattaccattaaatacacgtTAAAGTGTCTGGTTGTCTCCTAGTGCTGCTAActggggggaaggagtggcagcatgcagtgctgcttttgaaaagcaagTGAACCTTGGATGGAGgtggggttggaaaaggttaaaggctgggggcagtttggggccatgagcgggaggaaaggttaaaatctggtggcggccctggtgggggaggtggtggctAGTTCTTCGGGCTGCAGCAGTAGTGCCTGTGGAGGGTGCAGTGGGCCAGGGGATACGGGACTGGGCTGGGGTAGGtgttgggagcaggaggggctggggggtgcgtagggagctgcaggctgggcgtGTTGGGAGCGGGCCAAGCCGGGGCTGCGGTTCTCCCcgctccctggccagggacctcgcggctggagcagagccagctgcggggctgtggattttcccccaccccagtcagTGACCACgggcagggaccctgcagctggcccatataagcaggggaagttcactcttttagtgaaTAAAGGTGAGTatgtatgtccctcattttagtgagaaCTCATAAGTAAAATACTCGTTAAACAAAGGATGAGTGTATATATCTGTAAAATGACACAAAGGAGCAGAGAGAAAAAAGCACATAGATGCTGAAATATTTATAGAAATAAGCAGTTctagaaagaggggaaaaaagagtgcCAGAAGGGATAAAAGGGCATACATTATGAAAAAATGTTGCAAGGCTCAAGATGCTGGGCAAAGAGCTGACTTACAACCTTGCAGAAGACAATAGAAAACTGTAGCAGTTCTGAAGACCTTACTAAAGACAGAAATGGAAAGACTCAGTATAGAAGAAGAACAAAG encodes the following:
- the ID2 gene encoding DNA-binding protein inhibitor ID-2; the protein is MKAFSPVRSVRKNSLSEHTLGISRCKTPVDDPMSLLYNMNDCYSKLKELVPSIPQNKKVSKMEILQHVIDYILDLQIALDSHPNIVSFHHQRSGPNSSSRTPLTTLNTDISILSLQASEFPSELMSNDSKALCG